One genomic window of Corynebacterium diphtheriae includes the following:
- a CDS encoding acyl-CoA carboxylase subunit beta has product MTISSSFIDVDALHHPSTTAGKIADFKARRAEANTPMGETALNKVRGQGRMTARERLDYLLDEGSFIETDQLARHRTHDFGLYGKRPVTDGIVTGWGTIDGREVCIFSQDGTVFGGALGEVYGEKMIKIMELAVTTGRPLIGLYEGAGARIQDGAVSLDMIARTFYHNINASGVVPQISVIMGACAGGNAYSPALTDFVVMVDQTSKMFVTGPDVIKTVTGEMITQEELGGASAHMAAAGNSHYTASSDEDALEFVQELVGFLPSNNRSMAPREDYDREDGSIDDNLTPDDLRLDHIIPDSPASPYDVRDIIESLTDDGDYLEIQADRAENVVIAFGRIEGESIGFVANQPTQLAGCLDIDASEKAARFIRTCDAFNIPVVMLVDVPGFLPGAGQEHNGILRRGAKLLYAYGEATVPKITVTMRKAYGGAYCVMGSKGLGADVNLAWPTAQIAVMGAAGAVGFLHRKELAKAVENDEDVFALTQAFEQEYENHMLNPYMAAERGLIDAVILPSETRGHISRNLRLLRNKHVQRPARKHGNIPL; this is encoded by the coding sequence ATGACCATTTCCTCATCTTTTATCGACGTGGACGCTTTACACCACCCAAGCACCACCGCAGGCAAGATCGCCGACTTCAAGGCACGGCGCGCTGAAGCCAACACTCCGATGGGCGAAACGGCACTCAACAAAGTGCGCGGACAGGGCCGAATGACAGCACGCGAACGCCTCGACTATCTCCTCGACGAAGGCTCCTTCATCGAAACCGACCAGCTCGCACGACACCGCACCCACGACTTCGGCCTCTACGGCAAGCGCCCCGTCACCGACGGAATCGTCACCGGCTGGGGCACCATCGACGGCCGCGAAGTGTGCATCTTCTCCCAAGACGGCACCGTTTTCGGCGGCGCCCTCGGCGAGGTCTACGGCGAAAAAATGATCAAAATTATGGAACTTGCTGTCACAACCGGCCGCCCCCTCATCGGCCTTTACGAAGGCGCAGGCGCCCGCATCCAAGACGGTGCGGTCTCCCTCGACATGATCGCCCGCACCTTCTACCACAACATCAACGCTTCCGGAGTTGTCCCCCAAATCTCCGTCATCATGGGCGCCTGCGCGGGAGGAAATGCCTATTCCCCAGCACTCACGGACTTCGTGGTCATGGTGGATCAAACCTCCAAAATGTTCGTCACCGGCCCCGACGTGATCAAAACCGTCACCGGCGAAATGATTACCCAAGAAGAACTCGGCGGCGCCTCCGCACACATGGCTGCCGCCGGCAACAGCCACTACACCGCATCCAGCGACGAAGACGCACTCGAATTCGTTCAAGAACTCGTAGGCTTCCTGCCCTCCAACAATCGCAGCATGGCACCACGCGAGGACTATGACCGTGAGGACGGCAGCATCGACGACAACCTCACCCCTGATGATCTGCGCCTCGACCACATCATCCCCGACTCCCCCGCCAGCCCCTACGACGTACGCGACATCATCGAGTCCCTCACCGACGACGGCGACTACCTTGAGATTCAAGCCGACCGCGCCGAAAACGTCGTCATCGCATTCGGACGCATCGAGGGCGAATCCATCGGCTTTGTTGCCAATCAACCTACACAACTCGCGGGATGCCTCGACATCGACGCCTCCGAAAAAGCAGCACGCTTCATCCGCACCTGCGATGCCTTCAACATCCCCGTCGTCATGCTTGTCGACGTCCCAGGTTTCCTCCCGGGCGCCGGACAAGAACATAACGGCATCCTGCGCCGCGGCGCCAAACTCCTCTACGCCTACGGCGAAGCAACAGTGCCAAAGATTACCGTCACCATGCGCAAAGCCTACGGCGGAGCCTACTGCGTGATGGGGTCCAAGGGACTCGGCGCCGACGTTAACCTCGCCTGGCCCACCGCCCAAATCGCCGTCATGGGCGCCGCCGGAGCCGTAGGATTCCTACACCGCAAAGAACTAGCCAAGGCAGTAGAAAACGACGAAGATGTTTTCGCCCTCACCCAAGCTTTCGAGCAAGAATACGAAAACCACATGCTCAATCCATACATGGCCGCCGAACGCGGGCTTATCGACGCAGTCATCCTCCCCAGCGAAACCCGCGGACACATTTCCCGCAACCTCCGCCTACTGCGCAACAAGCACGTGCAACGCCCAGCCCGCAAACACGGCAACATCCCGCTCTAA
- a CDS encoding biotin--[acetyl-CoA-carboxylase] ligase, translating into MSSDSRAPLDIAWLREQLVENGPYNRLEHTMATGSTNTDLVAAAHAGAPEWTAFLTEHQSQGRGRMGRKYESPVGAQLTLSVLIRPRKESVSRLGTMPLATGLALVDVLGSDPRIGLKWPNDLLCDGRKLCGILAEAVSLGDHPAVVIGLGLNTALTKEELPVAHATSLDLEGIAYERNQLAVDVLNALYKRLNQWIAGDPSLMGDYRRVCTSIGADVRVVLSEDKELLGVAESVTDEGLICVRDASGELHEFMVGDVTHLRLQDK; encoded by the coding sequence GTGTCTTCTGATTCCCGCGCCCCCTTGGACATTGCTTGGCTTCGCGAACAGCTCGTTGAAAACGGGCCCTACAACCGTCTCGAGCACACGATGGCAACAGGATCGACAAACACGGATCTCGTGGCGGCAGCACATGCTGGGGCACCGGAATGGACAGCATTTCTTACCGAACACCAGTCACAAGGTCGCGGGCGTATGGGGCGCAAATATGAATCACCTGTGGGCGCACAGCTCACCCTTTCCGTTCTTATCCGTCCCCGCAAAGAATCGGTTTCTCGGTTAGGTACCATGCCACTTGCCACAGGTCTCGCGCTTGTCGACGTCCTCGGCTCCGATCCCCGTATCGGCCTCAAATGGCCCAACGACCTGCTATGCGACGGTCGCAAGCTCTGCGGCATTTTGGCAGAAGCTGTAAGCCTTGGTGATCACCCTGCCGTCGTAATTGGTTTAGGGCTTAATACCGCGCTGACCAAAGAAGAACTCCCTGTCGCCCACGCCACCAGCCTTGATCTTGAGGGCATTGCTTATGAGCGCAACCAGCTGGCCGTGGATGTGCTCAACGCCTTGTATAAGCGCCTGAACCAATGGATTGCGGGTGATCCCTCGCTGATGGGGGACTATCGACGCGTGTGTACGTCGATAGGCGCGGATGTGCGCGTCGTGTTGTCAGAAGATAAGGAACTGCTTGGAGTGGCTGAGTCTGTCACCGATGAAGGCCTCATCTGCGTGCGCGATGCTAGCGGTGAACTCCATGAATTTATGGTCGGTGACGTGACCCATCTGCGCCTTCAGGATAAATAA
- a CDS encoding 5-(carboxyamino)imidazole ribonucleotide synthase, which yields MLPVTHSNGNPAAHATNMPILCVIGDGQLARMMHTAAIELGQSVRILAGAPNASAAQVAADVVLGDYTNLDDLRRVTEGAHAVTFDHEHVPNQHLEALIAEGINVQPRPAALVNAQDKLVMRQRLAELGAPVPAFAAIDSVEDATAFWNTVDGAVCLKARRGGYDGKGVWFPDTLEELTELVSELLAAGTPLMGEHKVTLVRELSAMVARTPSGEVKGWPVVESIQKDGICWFAIAPAPDLSPELKEQAENVAITIATELGVTGNLAVELFETPDGIFVNELAMRPHNTGHWTQDGCVTDQFEQHIRAVLDLPLGSTAPLQNYTVMANVLGAAEDPETPMPQRMIDVWKRYPEAKIHMYGKDHRLGRKIGHVNMAGTDVEELKTAAENAAYYLVHAEWKEQ from the coding sequence TTGTTACCCGTGACTCACAGCAACGGTAATCCAGCAGCCCACGCGACAAACATGCCAATTCTGTGCGTGATCGGCGACGGTCAATTGGCACGAATGATGCACACCGCAGCTATCGAGTTAGGGCAATCGGTGCGTATTCTCGCAGGAGCTCCTAATGCCTCCGCAGCGCAGGTAGCAGCCGACGTTGTGCTGGGGGACTACACCAACCTCGACGATCTGCGCCGCGTCACCGAAGGTGCACACGCAGTCACCTTCGATCACGAACACGTGCCCAACCAGCACCTAGAAGCACTGATCGCAGAAGGAATCAACGTCCAACCGCGGCCAGCTGCATTGGTCAATGCACAAGACAAACTCGTGATGCGCCAGCGGCTAGCAGAACTCGGTGCCCCAGTTCCCGCATTCGCAGCCATCGATAGCGTTGAAGACGCCACCGCATTCTGGAACACCGTTGACGGTGCCGTCTGCTTGAAAGCCCGCCGCGGCGGCTACGACGGCAAAGGCGTGTGGTTCCCCGACACCCTCGAGGAACTTACCGAGCTCGTCTCCGAACTACTAGCAGCCGGAACCCCACTAATGGGCGAACACAAAGTGACCCTTGTTCGTGAACTATCCGCAATGGTCGCTCGCACCCCATCCGGAGAAGTCAAAGGCTGGCCAGTCGTAGAATCCATCCAAAAAGATGGCATCTGCTGGTTCGCTATCGCACCTGCTCCTGATCTTTCTCCAGAGCTGAAAGAACAAGCCGAAAACGTTGCCATCACCATTGCCACCGAACTCGGCGTGACCGGCAACCTCGCCGTTGAACTGTTTGAAACTCCCGACGGCATCTTTGTTAACGAGCTAGCCATGCGCCCCCACAACACAGGGCACTGGACCCAAGATGGTTGCGTGACCGACCAATTCGAGCAACACATCCGTGCTGTACTCGACCTACCGCTAGGATCGACCGCACCGCTGCAAAACTACACCGTCATGGCAAACGTTCTCGGTGCTGCCGAAGACCCCGAAACCCCCATGCCACAGCGCATGATCGACGTGTGGAAGCGCTACCCAGAAGCGAAAATCCACATGTATGGCAAAGACCATCGACTAGGCCGCAAAATTGGCCACGTCAACATGGCCGGCACGGATGTAGAAGAACTGAAAACCGCAGCTGAAAACGCCGCCTACTACCTCGTTCACGCCGAATGGAAGGAACAATAA
- the purE gene encoding 5-(carboxyamino)imidazole ribonucleotide mutase — MTPLVGLIMGSDSDWPTVEPAAEVLAEFGIPFEVGVVSAHRTPEKMLAYAKTAHERGLKCIIACAGGAAHLPGMVAAATPLPVIGIPRALKELDGMDSLLSIVQMPGGVPVATVSIGGAKNAGLLAARILGAGDPELVTKMADYQENMRQEVERKDANLKKKLMGE; from the coding sequence ATGACACCACTCGTAGGCCTTATCATGGGCTCCGACTCCGACTGGCCCACCGTTGAACCAGCCGCCGAGGTACTCGCCGAATTCGGCATCCCCTTCGAAGTAGGCGTAGTTTCTGCACACCGTACTCCAGAGAAAATGCTGGCATACGCAAAAACCGCACATGAGCGCGGTCTAAAATGTATCATTGCCTGCGCCGGCGGTGCCGCACACCTACCTGGCATGGTCGCAGCAGCCACCCCGCTACCCGTCATCGGAATCCCACGCGCTCTCAAAGAACTCGACGGCATGGATTCTCTGCTCTCCATCGTCCAAATGCCAGGCGGGGTTCCCGTTGCTACCGTCTCCATCGGAGGCGCTAAAAATGCCGGCCTACTAGCAGCACGCATCCTCGGTGCCGGCGACCCAGAACTAGTAACCAAGATGGCTGACTACCAAGAAAACATGCGCCAAGAAGTTGAGCGCAAAGATGCCAACCTCAAGAAGAAATTGATGGGCGAGTAA
- a CDS encoding YdcF family protein, whose translation MFRKESTILVLGSKVRGAQPGHVLRWRLEHALELSRHTTGPIVVSGKGEAYVMDDWLIRHGVDYRRLIVEPEATSTNENIENAHALLPYTQEWLVVTSDFHKLRTLAWARHLGVPIRVSSAVTKPPFRVNNFVRECFALPHSLLRIAWRRLLA comes from the coding sequence TTGTTCCGGAAGGAATCGACGATTCTTGTCTTGGGCTCCAAAGTCAGGGGAGCCCAACCAGGTCACGTGTTGCGCTGGCGACTCGAGCATGCGCTTGAGCTATCTCGGCACACCACGGGGCCTATTGTTGTTTCTGGCAAGGGGGAGGCCTATGTGATGGACGATTGGTTGATTCGCCACGGGGTGGATTATCGTCGTTTGATCGTGGAACCGGAGGCGACAAGCACCAACGAAAACATAGAAAATGCTCACGCGTTGTTGCCGTATACTCAAGAGTGGCTGGTGGTTACCAGCGATTTTCATAAGCTGCGTACCCTTGCGTGGGCACGCCATCTTGGGGTGCCCATTCGCGTGAGTTCGGCGGTGACTAAGCCGCCATTTCGAGTCAATAATTTTGTGCGCGAGTGCTTCGCTTTGCCGCACTCGCTGTTGCGCATTGCGTGGCGACGCCTCCTAGCGTAG
- the hypD gene encoding hydrogenase formation protein HypD translates to MKYVDEFRDPEAAKALLNRIEKDAAQLGEISLMEICGGHTHTIYRYGLENLLPDNIDLVHGPGCPVCVIPMGRVDDALWLASQPNVILTTFGDMMRVPGSTGSLLDARANGADVRFVYSPLDALKVAKDNPTKMVVFFAVGFETTAPSTAVTLEAAKRENVTNFAVFSNHVTIEPPLRVLVNDTKVDGFIGPGHVATIVGTDTFKFLPEEFNKPVVVAGFEPLDVLQTVDMLLQQFLRGTSEVGNQYARVVRPEGNTAALNLMSRVFRVRETFEWRGLGWIPNSGLGIADEYAQWDAEKLFDVPGRRIPDPVACECGSVLTGKIKPWQCRVFGTACTPQTPIGTCMVSPEGACAAYYNFGRINREEAAALR, encoded by the coding sequence ATGAAGTACGTAGATGAGTTCCGCGATCCTGAAGCAGCCAAAGCACTTCTGAATCGTATCGAAAAAGATGCAGCTCAGCTTGGCGAGATCTCGCTCATGGAGATTTGTGGTGGTCACACGCACACGATCTATCGCTACGGCTTGGAAAACCTCCTCCCCGACAACATCGACCTCGTCCATGGCCCAGGTTGTCCTGTGTGCGTCATCCCCATGGGACGCGTCGACGATGCCTTGTGGTTGGCCTCTCAACCCAACGTCATCTTGACCACCTTCGGCGATATGATGCGCGTTCCTGGTTCTACCGGCTCGCTTCTCGACGCCCGCGCGAACGGCGCCGACGTCCGCTTCGTGTACTCGCCTCTCGACGCCCTCAAAGTAGCCAAGGACAATCCCACCAAAATGGTGGTGTTTTTCGCCGTAGGTTTTGAAACGACTGCCCCGTCGACTGCTGTAACACTCGAGGCGGCCAAACGCGAGAATGTGACCAACTTTGCGGTGTTTAGCAACCATGTGACCATCGAGCCACCTCTACGTGTTTTGGTCAACGACACCAAAGTTGATGGCTTTATCGGCCCAGGCCACGTGGCCACCATCGTCGGAACCGACACGTTTAAGTTCCTCCCCGAGGAATTTAACAAGCCCGTTGTCGTCGCAGGATTCGAGCCTCTCGACGTTCTTCAAACCGTGGACATGCTGCTCCAGCAGTTCCTCCGCGGCACCTCCGAGGTAGGAAACCAATACGCCCGCGTTGTGCGCCCCGAGGGCAACACTGCCGCACTCAACTTGATGTCACGAGTGTTCCGTGTTCGCGAGACCTTCGAATGGCGCGGTCTTGGCTGGATCCCCAACTCTGGCCTCGGAATCGCAGACGAGTATGCGCAGTGGGATGCAGAAAAGCTTTTCGACGTCCCCGGCCGCCGAATCCCCGACCCCGTCGCCTGCGAGTGCGGCTCCGTTTTGACCGGAAAAATCAAGCCGTGGCAATGCCGTGTCTTTGGCACCGCCTGCACCCCGCAGACCCCCATCGGAACGTGCATGGTATCGCCCGAAGGCGCCTGCGCTGCATATTACAACTTCGGACGTATCAACCGTGAGGAGGCCGCGGCGCTACGCTAG
- a CDS encoding HypC/HybG/HupF family hydrogenase formation chaperone: protein MCLGVPAQIAEIHDSTRATVSMSGVSRMVSTDLLAETIDVGDWVLIHVGFALSKIDEDEAAVTLQQIKQLGGFDEELQSFESSEI from the coding sequence ATGTGCCTTGGGGTGCCCGCCCAAATTGCGGAAATTCATGACTCTACGAGAGCTACTGTAAGCATGAGTGGCGTCTCGCGCATGGTTTCCACCGATCTTCTTGCCGAAACAATTGATGTAGGTGACTGGGTTTTAATTCACGTAGGTTTTGCACTGAGCAAGATTGATGAAGACGAGGCGGCAGTGACGCTTCAACAAATTAAGCAGCTGGGCGGCTTTGATGAGGAACTGCAATCTTTTGAGTCATCGGAGATTTGA